The Nitrospira sp. CR1.1 genome window below encodes:
- a CDS encoding TonB-dependent receptor produces the protein MLRIVREWSVRCLFVLLLCAPFLWTAAVFAEEPVEPESIVQAEEVVVSATKTPVPTSQVTSAVDVITAQDMKKQNLRQVADALRLAQGLAVFSSGGPGTEVSARIRGGSSSQTLVLIDGAIVNSGTLGSYNFANLTTDNIERVEILRGAQSMLWGSDAMGGVINIVTKKGEGPLSATGFLEYGSFASLREGGTVSGKQGAVDYSFSLSRWDTSSFSAVNYRRGATERDSFHNWQGSGRIGVDLPRDGRLDFTVRWMNSDTQLDNISATFPADVYGSKMRSQQYVFSGSYEQPITGWWSQKLTLARSQEASLFLPGTLQRSLVSGFFSTPFGSPNETRVLSNRLEWQHNFQITKLLLISAGYQFREQQGENDTGLINRVLSSHAGFAQAQFNLWDRVFATAGVRHDSYNVFGDATTYRLTGGYYHKETDTKLRVGYATGFRAPSMNELYFPNFGNPNLGPEKNQSMDAGIDQYVFSKQLKLSGGFFWNHYRNLIITTFDPAFCAPLSTFGFCPQQVGAASTKGWEVGLTYTYESDRPLLRGVVVQAQYTNTLTRDLEAHTRLPRWPTDQWSASVSYQPIEPLWITVIGRYVGSRFNTTGEQQSLRAFDVWSLAVTYDVTKQLQAYLRAENLFNEKYEEIASAGVPIRSIFGGVRVAFGGKS, from the coding sequence ATGTTGAGGATTGTCAGGGAATGGTCTGTCAGGTGTCTGTTCGTACTACTGCTATGCGCCCCGTTTCTCTGGACGGCAGCCGTCTTTGCCGAAGAACCGGTTGAACCTGAGTCGATCGTGCAGGCTGAAGAAGTTGTCGTCTCAGCCACGAAAACACCGGTGCCAACGAGTCAGGTCACCAGCGCCGTAGACGTCATCACGGCGCAAGACATGAAAAAACAAAACCTTCGACAGGTCGCCGACGCCCTCCGGTTAGCGCAGGGGCTCGCGGTGTTCTCGAGCGGCGGGCCGGGGACCGAAGTCAGTGCACGCATTCGCGGGGGCAGTTCGAGCCAGACGTTAGTGTTGATCGACGGGGCTATCGTCAACAGCGGGACCCTGGGAAGCTATAACTTCGCCAATCTGACGACCGACAATATCGAGCGAGTCGAAATTCTCCGCGGGGCGCAGAGTATGTTATGGGGATCTGACGCCATGGGGGGCGTGATCAATATTGTCACGAAGAAAGGCGAGGGTCCGCTCTCCGCGACCGGTTTTCTGGAATATGGATCGTTCGCGAGTCTGCGCGAGGGCGGCACGGTGTCCGGGAAACAGGGCGCGGTCGACTACAGCTTCTCGCTGTCCCGATGGGACACCTCCAGCTTTTCCGCCGTCAACTATCGCAGGGGCGCCACCGAACGGGATTCGTTCCACAATTGGCAGGGGTCAGGGCGAATCGGTGTGGACCTCCCGCGTGACGGGCGGCTCGATTTCACCGTGCGCTGGATGAATTCGGATACGCAGCTCGACAATATCTCGGCGACGTTTCCGGCGGATGTTTATGGGTCGAAGATGCGCAGCCAGCAGTATGTGTTCAGCGGCAGTTACGAACAGCCGATTACCGGTTGGTGGTCGCAAAAACTCACCCTCGCGCGGTCGCAGGAAGCCTCGCTGTTTTTGCCGGGGACATTACAACGGAGTCTCGTCAGTGGATTCTTCAGCACGCCGTTCGGATCTCCGAATGAGACCCGGGTGCTTTCCAATCGTCTGGAGTGGCAACATAATTTCCAGATCACGAAGCTGCTCCTGATCAGCGCGGGGTATCAATTCCGCGAACAGCAGGGGGAGAACGACACCGGCCTCATCAATCGCGTCCTGAGTTCTCACGCTGGATTCGCGCAGGCACAGTTCAATCTGTGGGATCGAGTCTTCGCGACGGCTGGTGTACGGCATGACAGTTACAATGTCTTCGGCGATGCCACCACCTATCGTCTGACTGGCGGGTACTATCATAAGGAAACCGATACCAAACTGCGCGTCGGGTATGCGACTGGTTTCCGGGCGCCCAGCATGAACGAACTGTACTTTCCGAATTTCGGCAATCCCAATCTGGGACCGGAGAAAAACCAAAGTATGGATGCGGGGATCGATCAGTACGTGTTCTCGAAGCAGTTGAAACTGAGCGGAGGCTTTTTCTGGAACCACTATCGCAATCTCATTATCACCACGTTTGATCCGGCGTTTTGCGCGCCGCTCAGCACGTTCGGTTTCTGCCCGCAACAAGTCGGGGCGGCGTCGACCAAAGGATGGGAAGTCGGGCTGACCTATACCTATGAAAGCGATCGGCCGTTGCTGCGCGGCGTGGTCGTGCAAGCCCAGTATACCAATACGCTCACGCGCGATCTTGAGGCGCACACCAGGTTGCCTCGCTGGCCGACCGACCAGTGGAGCGCCTCGGTGAGCTATCAACCCATCGAGCCCTTGTGGATCACCGTGATCGGGCGATACGTTGGATCACGGTTCAATACCACCGGCGAACAGCAGAGTCTCCGGGCCTTCGACGTCTGGTCGCTGGCCGTGACCTACGATGTGACTAAGCAACTTCAGGCGTATCTTCGGGCCGAGAACCTGTTCAATGAGAAGTATGAAGAAATCGCCAGCGCGGGCGTGCCGATCCGGTCGATTTTCGGCGGCGTCCGGGTCGCCTTTGGGGGAAAGTCGTAA